Within Diospyros lotus cultivar Yz01 chromosome 15, ASM1463336v1, whole genome shotgun sequence, the genomic segment gaaaatgttattttgatatttgttgTTGtccaaatacaataataaatttgtttgtagcaTGAAAATGTCTCAAGTGTAGTGTTTGTGagccttggagagaaagaaTCCGATAAAGGTGTGGGTGAGTCTCATGCAAATATCTTTTAATGTTTAAGTTAGTCTTGTACTTAAAATTTAGAATGCAAAAAGCAAATAGAACGGCAGTCTCAACAAAGTAGTGTGTATACTTTTTATTAGATGAACAGTCTCTCATTTATAAAGGGAAGAGATTGATAGGTGGATAGAAGAGCCATAATTTTCAATGGGCATTTCGGACTCTCTTATGTATTCATAGGCAAGGATATTTGAGGTATGATTGATTATGTTCTTCGCGATCTGTAATTGTGTTTAGAGATCAGGTATGATTGATTGTGTTCCTTATACTATAATTGTCTTGTTTGGAAAGTTGTCTAATCTTATGCGATATTTAGGATTTGTTAATCttaagagaaatattttttctattgaaggtaagaaaaaaaaaattcgttaATTTGGAAACTAACTGTTTCCCTCTTAATTGCATCAACTAACTATACAGTCTAATAGTTAAATGATGATGCATGATAGAATTAACTTGAACGTGAACTAATTTCAAATCCTAAACTAttagtttatttgaaaatgacttgaactaaatttaaatacaaaaaccTTAAACCAAAtctaacacatatatataacacttCCCTAAACTTACAAAAACTCTTACGATCTTTACGACTATAcaacatataacaaaattaacttGAATAGAAACCGACCATAAATCTTAAATTCTAATTGAGTTCAATTTACTTGAAAACTAGTTGgactaaatttaaaaacaaaaacttcaaaccaaacacaacaTATACCATTTATGTGGATCCGTGATGATTCCTCATATCTTTATTGCCAAATGACGACGTATAATAGAATTAATTCGAACTTGAACCAATCTTACACCCTAAATTCTAATGGAGTCCAACTTATTTGAAAGCAACTCAAACtaaatttagaaacaaaaatcttAAACCAAACCTAAATATAACATTTCTCTAGATTCATGATGACACCTAACATTTTTATAGCCAAAGGTGGAcccataataaaattaatttgaccTGACCCAATCTTAAATCCCAAGTCCAAATTGAGTCCAATTTATTTGAAAGTGAACtaaatttaagaacaaaaatctcaaatcaaatataacataTACCATTTCTTTAAATTCACAATTGTTATAATCTATATTTCGAGGGATGCTAAGTTGTCTTAGAGGAAGCGTGGCTTATATGAGATAACTCTTTCTCCTGAATAACTAAAGATGAATTTTCTCCAGGAGAGAaaattcttcttcctctcggATATGCATTCTTCACGACAAGCGTTGAACATTATACATAGGTCGAGACACTCTGGCAAGAAATAATAAAGGAGATTTTTTTCTAGACAATTATACTCcgttattattttacataatgaTAATTTGTCTCCTAACGTACAATTGAGTGTCATGTTTCTTGTCGTGCTTTATATCTCTCATTCACTAAATTTTACTTGTACAAAGACGACGACGACAACTATGACTTAATATCTTTACAATCAAATGTCCAGTTGTAATAGGATTATCTTAAACCTAAACTCTAAATTCTACctgaatttatttaaaacaatttgAACTAAATTTAGAAACAAAGATTTCAAACCAGTCATAGTATCTTTACATTCAAACGAAGTCGTATGATAAGGACTTGTCGGGAAATTGCTATAAATTCTCTTGCCGGCATTGTCGACTCTCCTCTCGCCCTCTCTTCGCCAAACGTTCTTGCCATCGCCAATTATCAGGTACACCTTCATTCTTTGTGCTGAATTTTTCACCTTTAGGTTTAGGGTTAGCAATCCAGCGCTTGTCTCCTGGTATAATCAGTAGAAATCAGGGGTTGTATATGCGATTCCGGCTTGTTCTTCAGTTTGTAGGGTTTgttttggggtttttttttagCTGAATTTAGGGTTCTGTACTGTTAATTCCTCATTTCTCGAGTCTGTGATGCGCGTTTTAGTGTTGCATGTTCTTGAATCCGACGTTTATGGTTGAAGCCTGCACGAAGTTTAGTATCAGAATTTagaaatgtatgtatatactgGAGCTTTTAGCCTTTACCGCCTTGAAAGCGggtcttactttattttctctcaaaaggagCATAATTGCCTTGTAGCTTTAGTAAGGTACTCTGCATATTTTTCGTTATGATATGGAAAGTGGAGAAGCAAATTTTGatgcattttctttctactacGATTCAATAAGCAGGTGAAAGCAAATTTTGAtgcattttctttctattataaTTCAATAAGCAGGTGAAAACTATTTTCTCAGGGCCTGTCATCGCGAgctttcagttttctgtttttactttttagttttcactttcaattctttttcaattattgttttcattaaaagaaaagagaaaatctaACATGTTTGCCAACTTTGTGGTCACCTGAGTTCTGTTTTCCCTTTTtggtgttttttattttctcttttaccCCTAATGTCACCGCCAACTGAGGAGACACTGGAGGTCGCCAGCAACTCCTCCATCCTTTTCTTCAATCGCGGCGACTCCCAGATCAGTCCAGGGGGTCTCACTGGTGTCAATGAGACTCCCACATTAACATGGGTGTCTCACCATGTTAGTTGTAAGACTCCTTGATGTAGCGGAAGTCTTCTAATAACCCGTTGATTCACTCATGAATGCCGGGTTATAGGACTCAAAATCAATAATTCGTTGATTCTAaagaatatcaaaaaattgaagaaaattatgGGAATTGAGAATTCTGAAATCAACTACAAAAACGTCCTATAAACATAGTATTTATAGGCTACAACTCCCAATACAACTAGGAAACTGGAAAAcaccccaaaaccctaaaaccccGAATCTTACCAAAAAAGGCAAAATTGAGTTTTcattatagaattaaaattagattgaaataaagaaaatctcccaAAACGGCATATTAAAATTCACTTCCTAATGGAAATTGTTatcaaatcaattatttcctaaaatagcaaaaatGCTAATTTCGAGGCCTAAATAAAGGAATTTGCCCAAAAAAACACGGATCTCACTAATGAAGCTTGTGACTTTTGAATCCTCAGCCCGATTCCATTGAAATTAGCCTCTGAAATCACCTGAATCACACATTTCAAACTTgccaaaatttacaaaaatgccATAAAAATAATTGCCTAGAACCACTTCTCTTCAAATTTTCCTTGCATCAATTCTCCTCCCACCTTTCATAAAATGCTAAAGCCATTTCATCCACATCGCTCCCTGATTAGATTTGAGGAGATTTTGTAGTTGCTGGCAAGTGAGAGACACCAGTAGTAGGTTGTTGGCAGTTGACAACTAGCTTCCGATGGCTTTCTGGTGGCAGTGAGTTGTTGGCAGTGAAAggtggaagagggagaagaaaaagaaataaaaaatatgaaatgacaTTTTCATTGCTATCAAGATTTTTGAACTAAAGCCAAACactatttttatgttttttttagtACAAATAGTGAAAAGGAAAGCTTTACCAATGGGCCCTAAAGATTGCGACGTCAAAAATGATGACAACGTATCAAGGCTTGGTCCCACTAAGTGGGGTCGTCTATTACGTAGTCATGATCCTGTAAATTGCATCTGGGCATTTACTAGCATATGGACAGGTGAATAGGCAATACTGACTTGGGAAACTAGTATTCAATACTCTTTGTAGAGGCACACATTTCAATTTTAGCCATTTTCTGTTGCGGGCACATTCTTTTCTGTATTCTATGAGCGATAATAAACTCCTTGGCATAGTAagtctttttcctttttgtgcCTTTCAAATCTGAACACAACAGATTACTCTATTTTCAACTCAGTGATGGATATTATCACTTGTTAGATGCTCTATGGAATGGCCTTTAGAGTGAGGCTTGTACAGCATGAAGGATACAATTGCTTTGATCAGACACTTTTAGCCAAGGACTTTAAAACTAAGGAATGTAAAACTGCTTTCTACTGCTTTTAGCTAAGGACTTTAAAACCAAGTAGCATTTCTATGTTTCAAATTATGATTTCTGCTGAATTTTTCGCATTCTGTTTGATCTTTTAAAATGGCTGTTATTAGTGGACAAGGCTCCCCGCTTTGCGAGGGTCATATTTGTAAGCAGCCTTCCTCTTGGTTTTTTTGCAAAGAGGTGGTTTTCAAACTTGAACCTATGACCTCCTTCCTGTCATAAAGGAGCAACATTACAGTTGCTACCAAGGCTCAACTTCATTCGTTTGTTCTTATATAAGGTATTATTTTAAACTGCCGTGTACATAATTCATGTGCTAGCAACAAACTAATGAGTTTTTCTCGTACTTTTAACTTCTTTGTGAAGGAAAAGAGTTGCATTGACAGATGGGTAAAAGGAAGTCAAGAGCAAAGCCTCCCCCAAGGAAGAGAATGAATAAGCTTGACACTGTGTTCAGCTGCCCTTTCTGCAATCATGGGAGCAGTGTGGAGTGCCGGATGTAAGTTTTAGTAAAGAAGTTGCCTTTGATCGCTCTTGTGGGTTTTTTAAGTGTTTTCTCTCCACATGGCAATCGAGGTTATTATACCTCAAGTATTTGCATGATACCTcactattatattatttgtatttatggtctaataaataactaaaaatgaATTGGCTTAGTTAAACCAGTAAAACAAGTTGACTCAGATTGAAGTATTAAAAGGAGAAATGTTACTGTTTGTGTACGTCTATCATCTATGTACtgaatcatatttttttatccaaCAGTGATATGAAGGACTTGATTGGCGAGGCTTCATGCAGGATTTGCCAGGAAAGCTTTAGTACAACCGTGAATTGTATGTATTGGTAAATTGAGTTGATTTGTGCTATGTTTAAGTTCTAAGCAATTACTCAGATCCTGCAAGAGAATAATTCTTGAAACTGCTGTAGTATGTGCTCTGGGTTATGATGGGGTTTCCATATGACTTAATAGTGGATCAGAATAAGGGAGGAAGAAGTTAATTTCTGATACCGgggagaaatagaaagtatgtattGATGGATTTACTGTTGCCACTTAGCTTGCTATTGTTAAGGAGGCATCAGTTCATTACTTGCTAGATTGACTGCTTCTATTAcccttgttttattttcttttgttgaatacctGGTGAACTTAGACAATGGCAATACACATGTAGATTTAGTGTTTTGTTACATTTGATTCTTGTACCCTGCCTTGGTGTTCTCCGGGGAATACAATTGATTAAACTACAAAAAGTATTTTCAGAGATTCTAACTTTGTGATGCAGATCGAGTTGCTTAATTATGTGCAGTATCACGTTAGGAGCCATCTGATAATTCCAGCCATACCCTCAATAAGTTAAGGgaattctctctatccctctctctctgaaaGCAAGAGATGGGAATTATTGTTCTTAGTTTGGCCGTATTTCACGAACAAGTTCAAATTAGTTGCTTGCTGGAC encodes:
- the LOC127792620 gene encoding transcription elongation factor 1 homolog; the encoded protein is MGKRKSRAKPPPRKRMNKLDTVFSCPFCNHGSSVECRIDMKDLIGEASCRICQESFSTTVNSLTEAIDIYSEWIDECERVNNVEDDGA